From Candoia aspera isolate rCanAsp1 chromosome 4, rCanAsp1.hap2, whole genome shotgun sequence, a single genomic window includes:
- the LOC134496660 gene encoding olfactory receptor 14C36-like, giving the protein MNNETTVPYFLLLGFSKDRHLQLLHFFLFFIIYLATATANLLIITAVAFHHHLHSPLYFFLINLAVQDLGIVSVIVPKSMINSLMDTRRISYFGCVAQVFLFACFEASDLSLLTVMAYDRYVAICNPLHYEMVLNWKACTKIMILVWVASLMYGIFNTTATFSIPFCCNVINQFFCEIPQLLKLSCSGFNLVEVGFLVASITAGLGCFIFIIISYTVIFKAVFRIPSVKGRQKTFSTCFPHLIVFSMFFVTACLAYLRPPSSTPTYLDFTITALYSLLPPLFNPIIYSIRNKNIISALSKLWRF; this is encoded by the coding sequence ATGAATAATGAAACCACCGTGCCTTACTTTCTGCTCCTGGGATTCTCAAAAGATCGGCACCTGCAGCTACtacatttcttcttattcttcatAATATACCTGGCAACTGCAACAGCAAATCTTCTCATCATCACTGCAGTAGCTTTTCACCATCACCTACACAGCCCCCTGTACTTCTTTCTAATCAATTTGGCGGTGCAGGACCTGGGCATTGTTTCAGTCATTGTCCCCAAATCCATGATTAATTCTCTCATGGACACCAGACGCATCTCTTACTTTGGTTGTGTTGCTCAAGtctttctctttgcctgcttTGAAGCTTCTGATTTATCCCTCCTGACAGTCATGGCCTATGATCGGTATGTTGCCATCTGCAATCCACTGCACTATGAGATGGTGTTGAATTGGAAAGCCTGCACCAAAATAATGATTCTGGTGTGGGTCGCAAGTCTTATGTATGGAATTTTTAATACCACTGCTACCTTTTCCATCCCTTTCTGTTGCAATGTTATCAAccagtttttctgtgaaattccaCAATTGCTAAAGTTATCATGCTCTGGATTCAATCTAGTTGAAGTTGGATTTCTTGTGGCCAGTATCACTGCAGGATTaggttgctttatttttatcatcATCTCTTACACTGTGATCTTCAAGGCAGTTTTCAGAATCCCTTCtgtgaaaggaaggcagaagaCTTTTTCTACTTGTTTTCCCCACCTTATTGTATTTTCAATGTTTTTTGTAACAGCATGCTTGGCCTACCTGAGACCTCCCTCTAGCACCCCAACATACTTAGATTTCACAATAACTGCCCTATATTCTTTGCTTCCACCCCTGTTCAATCCAATCATCTATAGtataagaaataagaatatcaTATCTGCCCTGTCGAAATTATGGAGATTCTGA
- the LOC134497355 gene encoding olfactory receptor 14C36-like has protein sequence MNNQTTPSYFLLLEFSKNRHLQLLHFFLFFILYLATATANLLIISVVAFDNRLHSPMYFFLMTLAVQDLGIVSVIVPKSMINSLMNTRQISYSGCVAQVFLFISFEGSDFSLLTVMAYDRYVAICYPLHYEMVMNWKACSKIVIVVVVTSLFYGILHTIGTFFIPFCSNVVNQFFCEIPELLKLSCSGFNLVEVGVVVASVTAALGCFILIIVSYGMIFKAVLKIPSVKGRQKAFSTCFPHLIVFSMFLVTSCLAYLRPPSNTPTYLDFTLTALYSLLPPLFNPIIYSIRNKNIKSVLSKMWRF, from the coding sequence ATGAACAATCAAACCACTCCGTCTTACTTTCTCCTCCTGGAATTCTCAAAAAATCGGCACCTGcagcttctccatttcttcttattcttcatATTATACCTGGCAACTGCAACAGCAAATCTTCTCATCATCTCTGTGGTAGCTTTTGACAATCGACTGCATAGCCCCATGTACTTTTTTCTAATGACTTTGGCGGTGCAGGACCTGGGCATTGTTTCAGTCATTGTCCCCAAATCCATGATTAATTCCCTCATGAATACCAGACAGATCTCTTACTCTGGTTGCGTTGCTCAAGTCTTTCTCTTTATCTCCTTCGAAGGTTCTGATTTCTCCCTCCTGACAGTCATGGCCTATGATCGGTACGTTGCCATTTGCTATCCATTACACTATGAGATGGTGATGAATTGGAAAGCCTGCTCAAAAATTGTGATTGTGGTTGTGGTCACAAGTCTTTTCTATGGAATTTTACATACTATTGGCACTTTTTTCATCCCTTTCTGTTCTAATGTTGTCAAccagtttttctgtgaaattccaGAATTGCTAAAGTTATCCTGCTCTGGATTCAATCTAGTTGAAGTTGGAGTTGTAGTGGCCAGTGTCACTGCAGCATTAGGTTGCTTTATTTTGATCATTGTGTCTTATGGCATGATCTTCAAAGCAGTGTTGAAAATCCCTTCtgtgaaaggaaggcagaaggcctTCTCCACTTGTTTCCCCCACCTTATAGTCTTTTCCATGTTTTTGGTAACTTCATGCTTGGCCTACCTGAGACCTCCCTCTAACACCCCAACTTACTTAGATTTCACACTAACTGCCCTATATTCTTTACTTCCACCCCTGTTCAATCCAATCATCTATAGcataagaaataagaatatcaaGTCTGTCCTGTCTAAAATGTGGAGATTCTGA